Proteins encoded together in one Octopus bimaculoides isolate UCB-OBI-ISO-001 chromosome 24, ASM119413v2, whole genome shotgun sequence window:
- the LOC106870768 gene encoding RING finger protein 141, translating into MGQNQSIPEAVSYLGIVQGKLTKHLDIIKKTAILTYEEFLDSVNELNRTTAGFADRKGKQLRFSVCIGTDDTLLWKGTVRIRCQKINTRTMKVESSRLLNLREYVLLYKEITEQIASMNLNDQSGDSASSGTCSASLLFKEVEQIGTSSDKEDEECCICMERKSEIILPCMHCFCEICIDSWNILHRTCPVCRANVQGADDTWVLTEKPDSTEYDSQLKGYLVGLADTVGDPQ; encoded by the exons ATGGGCCAGAATCAGAGCATTCCAGAAGCTGTCAGTTACCTTGGTATTGTCCAAGGCAAACTGACCAAGCATCTTGATATTATAAAGAAAACTGCTATCCTTAcatatgaagaatttttagattcTGTTAATGAGCTCAATAgaac TACAGCTGGGTTTGCTGATCGCAAAGGCAAACAGTTGCGTTTTTCTGTCTGCATCGGAACTGATGACACACTTTTATGGAAGGGCACAGTGCGCATTCGATGTCAGAAG ATTAACACCCGTACAATGAAAGTGGAATCTTCCCGTCTTCTGAACCTGAGGGAGTATGTGTTGCTCTACAAAGAAATCACGGAGCAAATCGCTAGCATGAACCTGAATGATCAGAGTGGGGACTCAGCATCGAGTGGGACATGCTCAGCCTCCCTACTTTTTAAAGA ggTTGAACAGATTGGGACTTCATCCGataaagaagatgaagaatgTTGCATTTGCATGGAAAGGAAGTCTGAAATAATCCTCCCTTGTATGCATTGCTTTTGTGAAATTTGCATTGACTCCTG gAATATTTTGCACAGAACTTGTCCAGTATGTCGTGCCAATGTCCAAGGCGCTGATGACACATGGGTTCTTACCGAAAAGCCAGACAGCACTGAATACGACTCCCAGTTAAAGGGTTATCTAGTAGGACTGGCAGATACTGTGGGAGACCCACAATAG